One Microlunatus soli genomic window carries:
- a CDS encoding LmeA family phospholipid-binding protein, protein MSQPWDPASEDPDGGRSDRPTERGPSFEAPTWRPVETGPRPAMPPGPAGPPGPGEAYGSGAAYDGPDWQRTADLSQPTPVDNFQPGQVFGSAGAAPVVPPPARRSRRPSGPVIVGIVVIGLLVLLLAVDRVGAAVAGQRTAAHVQQSYGLSQSPQVDFGGFPFLTQLATSTFDEVDVHAEDLPIRQQSGELTIDELEATLRDVRPESERIRIGSLQGSALVGYQGISGLLGRDVGYAGRDGAGGRLRIELTGALAVTAGLSYDAASSRFQVRDVKLTAGGQTLPGGIVEPLINQLMTPVSALPDGLQPTRVDVTAEGVRLHGTGEDLLFDR, encoded by the coding sequence ATGAGCCAGCCCTGGGATCCGGCGTCGGAGGACCCGGACGGCGGTCGATCGGATCGACCCACCGAGCGCGGCCCGTCCTTCGAGGCGCCGACCTGGCGGCCGGTCGAGACCGGACCGCGCCCGGCGATGCCGCCGGGCCCTGCCGGTCCGCCCGGCCCGGGTGAGGCGTACGGATCAGGTGCGGCCTACGACGGTCCGGACTGGCAGCGGACCGCCGACCTGTCGCAGCCGACCCCGGTCGACAACTTCCAGCCGGGCCAGGTCTTCGGCTCGGCCGGGGCCGCGCCGGTGGTGCCGCCACCGGCCAGGCGGAGCCGCCGGCCCTCCGGGCCTGTGATCGTCGGTATCGTCGTGATCGGTCTGCTGGTGTTGTTGCTCGCCGTGGATCGGGTCGGTGCGGCGGTGGCGGGGCAGCGGACGGCCGCCCACGTGCAGCAGAGTTACGGGTTGAGCCAGTCGCCGCAGGTCGACTTCGGTGGCTTCCCGTTCCTCACCCAGCTCGCCACCTCGACCTTCGATGAGGTCGACGTGCACGCCGAGGATCTCCCGATCCGACAGCAGTCCGGCGAGCTGACGATCGACGAGCTGGAGGCGACCCTGCGCGACGTACGACCGGAGTCGGAACGGATCCGGATCGGGTCACTGCAGGGCAGTGCCCTGGTCGGCTACCAGGGCATCTCCGGCCTGCTCGGCCGTGACGTCGGCTACGCCGGCCGGGACGGTGCCGGTGGACGGCTCCGGATCGAGCTCACCGGCGCCCTCGCCGTGACCGCCGGGCTGTCCTACGACGCTGCCAGCAGCAGGTTCCAGGTCCGCGACGTCAAGCTGACCGCCGGCGGTCAGACGCTGCCCGGCGGCATCGTCGAGCCGCTGATCAATCAGCTGATGACGCCGGTCTCGGCGCTGCCCGACGGGCTGCAGCCGACCCGGGTCGACGTGACGGCCGAAGGTGTACGACTGCACGGGACGGGGGAGGACCTGCTCTTCGACCGCTGA
- a CDS encoding M16 family metallopeptidase produces MPRKSRTTKAVQRYLGGQVRRTVLPNGLRVLTERMPHSHTFSVGFFVDVGSVSENPKLNGASHFLEHVLFKGTRRRRPEEISAAIESVGGDINAYTAKEHTCFYARVLSDDADLAVDVLADMITSSQIVGREVQAERTVILDEIAMHADDPVESVQELVSARLLPTAGLRLPVIGTEQSITALSRGQILRHWQRNYHPGSIVVAAAGDVDHDRLVEQLAALGDFGAPAKRPPRPLRGGPAGGERVLADKRPFEQTTVSLAYPGPGLFEAERFPLGLLSVIIGGGMSSRLFVEVRERRGLAYGIEAGETSYADGGLWSVDWQCAPEKVEEILILVRAELEQIAADGVQESELERAKGQLRGQTVLSYEGPQSRMSRLGTAELTGDRRTVSELLDEYDRVDTAAVGRSAAALLDSEPVLALVGPRKPGRKINKLLG; encoded by the coding sequence ATGCCGCGTAAATCACGCACCACGAAGGCCGTTCAGCGGTACCTCGGCGGACAGGTCCGCCGCACGGTACTGCCGAACGGCCTTCGCGTACTCACCGAGCGGATGCCGCACAGCCACACGTTCAGTGTCGGCTTCTTCGTCGACGTCGGCTCGGTGAGCGAGAATCCCAAGCTGAACGGTGCGTCGCACTTCCTCGAACACGTGCTGTTCAAGGGCACCAGGCGTCGACGGCCGGAGGAGATCTCCGCCGCGATCGAGTCGGTCGGTGGTGACATCAACGCCTACACCGCCAAGGAACACACCTGCTTCTACGCCCGCGTGCTGTCCGACGACGCCGACCTGGCAGTCGACGTGCTGGCCGACATGATCACCTCCAGTCAGATCGTCGGCCGTGAGGTGCAGGCCGAGCGGACGGTGATCCTGGACGAGATCGCCATGCACGCCGACGATCCGGTCGAATCGGTGCAGGAGTTGGTGTCGGCCCGGCTGCTGCCGACCGCGGGCCTGCGGTTGCCCGTCATCGGCACCGAACAGAGCATCACCGCGCTGTCCCGCGGTCAGATCCTGCGGCACTGGCAGCGCAACTACCATCCGGGCTCGATCGTGGTCGCCGCGGCCGGCGATGTCGATCATGATCGACTGGTCGAGCAGCTGGCCGCGCTCGGAGACTTCGGGGCACCGGCGAAACGCCCGCCGCGTCCGCTGCGCGGCGGCCCGGCCGGCGGTGAGCGGGTGTTGGCCGACAAGCGGCCGTTCGAACAGACGACGGTCTCGCTGGCTTATCCGGGCCCGGGTCTGTTCGAGGCGGAACGCTTCCCGCTCGGTCTGTTGTCGGTGATCATCGGCGGCGGGATGTCGTCCCGGCTGTTCGTCGAGGTCCGCGAGCGACGCGGTCTGGCCTACGGCATCGAGGCCGGTGAGACCAGCTACGCCGACGGTGGGCTGTGGAGCGTCGACTGGCAGTGTGCGCCGGAGAAGGTCGAGGAGATCCTGATCCTGGTCCGTGCGGAGCTGGAGCAGATCGCCGCCGATGGCGTTCAGGAGTCCGAACTGGAACGAGCCAAGGGCCAGCTCCGCGGTCAGACGGTGCTCTCCTACGAAGGGCCGCAGAGCCGGATGAGTCGGCTCGGGACAGCCGAACTGACCGGCGACCGCCGGACGGTCTCGGAGTTGCTCGACGAGTACGACCGGGTCGACACCGCGGCGGTCGGTCGGTCGGCGGCCGCTCTGCTGGACAGTGAACCGGTCCTCGCTCTGGTCGGCCCGCGCAAACCCGGCCGCAAGATCAACAAGCTGCTCGGCTGA
- a CDS encoding MFS transporter, which produces MINNAATGNRDRKPFVAFSVAETLSSSGTRLSMIAIPWLVLTTTTDSASMTGMVDQAFSTVMLPVWAKESGHGFFSLQPGLPAVLTVCTIAGLASGFINPIIGAVVFERIPQSLTGRVTALNGSLTWSPMPFGGLLGGLLVTGVGLPIASLMAGAGYFLVTLMPVAKKSFRSFGLRPCADDQTVLTSPASTITSDPVVLPDRGDASNTI; this is translated from the coding sequence ATGATCAACAACGCGGCGACCGGCAACCGCGATCGCAAGCCGTTCGTGGCGTTCTCCGTTGCCGAGACCCTTTCCTCGTCCGGCACCCGGTTATCCATGATCGCGATCCCGTGGTTGGTGCTGACCACCACCACCGACAGCGCGTCGATGACGGGAATGGTCGACCAGGCCTTCTCCACGGTGATGCTGCCGGTCTGGGCCAAGGAGTCCGGTCACGGTTTCTTCAGCTTGCAGCCAGGACTGCCCGCAGTCCTGACCGTCTGCACGATCGCCGGCCTGGCCTCGGGTTTCATCAATCCGATCATCGGCGCGGTGGTCTTCGAACGGATCCCGCAATCACTCACCGGTCGGGTCACCGCCCTGAACGGTTCGCTGACCTGGTCACCGATGCCGTTCGGCGGCCTGCTCGGCGGCCTGCTCGTCACCGGTGTCGGGCTGCCGATTGCATCGCTGATGGCGGGCGCCGGATACTTCTTGGTCACCCTGATGCCCGTTGCCAAGAAGAGTTTTCGGTCATTCGGGCTCCGGCCCTGCGCCGACGATCAGACCGTCTTGACCAGTCCGGCGTCCACGATCACGTCCGATCCGGTGGTGCTGCCCGACCGCGGCGACGCCAGCAACACGATCTGA
- a CDS encoding ribonuclease J, which translates to MAASRLQTPPRLAKSTLRVIPLGGLGDIGRNMAALEINGQLLLIDCGVLFPEDDHPGVDLILPGFDIIEDRLDDVQGLVLTHGHEDHVGAVPYLLRRRPDIPLIGSRLTLALVAEKIKEHRLSGTQPRPVAEGDRVTLGEFDLEFVAVNHSIPDGLAVFVRTKAGNVLHTGDFKMDQLPLDGRLTDLRALARLGEEGVDLFMVDSTNAEVPGFTTPEKDILPALQRVFATSNQRLIVTSFASHVHRVQQVLDTAVSFGRKVAYVGRSMVRNMGIARDLGYLKVPENTLIDLRELEKYRPDQVVLISTGSQGEPLSALARIANREHPTIRLEPGDTVLLASSLVPGNETAVYRVINGLTKLGARVVHRGNAMVHVSGHASAGELLYVYNLIKPRNVMPVHGEARHLIANADLAVATGVPRERTIIAEDGTVVDLRDHKAKAVGQIECDYIFVDGSTVGDISESSLTDRRILGEEGFISVVAVVNLQTKRVISGPDIHDRGFLEDPSVYETVRGRLTQALTDALEDGVDDTHRLQQVIRRQIGKWVSDTYRRRPMIIPVVVAV; encoded by the coding sequence GTGGCTGCATCGAGACTTCAGACCCCTCCGCGACTCGCCAAGTCAACGTTGCGGGTGATCCCGCTCGGCGGACTGGGGGACATCGGGCGGAACATGGCCGCCCTGGAGATCAACGGCCAGCTGTTGCTGATCGACTGCGGCGTGCTCTTCCCCGAGGACGACCATCCCGGTGTCGACCTGATCCTGCCGGGCTTCGACATCATCGAGGACCGGTTGGACGACGTCCAGGGTCTGGTCCTCACCCATGGGCACGAGGACCACGTCGGCGCCGTCCCGTACCTGCTGCGGCGGCGTCCCGACATCCCGCTGATCGGGTCCCGGCTGACGCTGGCACTGGTGGCCGAAAAGATCAAGGAACACCGGCTCTCCGGCACCCAACCGCGACCGGTGGCCGAGGGGGACCGGGTCACGCTCGGCGAATTCGACCTGGAATTCGTCGCCGTCAATCACTCGATCCCCGACGGTCTCGCCGTGTTCGTCAGGACCAAGGCCGGCAACGTGCTGCACACCGGTGACTTCAAGATGGACCAGCTGCCGTTGGACGGCCGGCTCACCGATCTGCGGGCGTTGGCCCGGCTGGGTGAGGAAGGCGTCGATCTCTTCATGGTCGACTCCACCAACGCCGAGGTGCCCGGCTTCACCACACCGGAGAAGGACATCCTGCCGGCCCTGCAGCGGGTCTTCGCGACCAGCAACCAGCGGCTGATCGTGACCAGCTTCGCCTCGCACGTGCATCGCGTCCAGCAGGTGCTGGACACCGCGGTCTCGTTCGGTCGCAAGGTCGCCTACGTCGGCCGATCGATGGTCCGCAACATGGGCATCGCCCGCGATCTGGGCTATTTGAAGGTGCCCGAGAACACCCTGATCGACCTGCGCGAGCTGGAGAAGTACCGGCCCGACCAGGTGGTGTTGATCTCCACCGGGTCCCAGGGGGAACCGCTGTCCGCACTCGCCCGGATCGCCAATCGGGAACACCCGACCATCCGGCTCGAGCCCGGCGACACCGTGCTGTTGGCCAGTTCACTGGTGCCGGGCAACGAGACCGCCGTCTATCGGGTGATCAACGGTCTGACCAAGCTCGGTGCGCGGGTGGTGCACCGCGGCAACGCGATGGTGCACGTGTCCGGTCACGCCAGCGCCGGCGAACTGCTCTACGTCTACAACCTGATCAAGCCGCGGAACGTGATGCCGGTGCACGGCGAGGCCCGGCACCTGATCGCCAACGCCGACCTGGCCGTTGCCACCGGTGTGCCACGGGAGCGGACGATCATCGCCGAGGACGGGACGGTCGTCGATCTGCGGGACCACAAGGCCAAGGCCGTCGGCCAGATCGAATGCGACTACATCTTCGTCGACGGGTCAACCGTCGGCGACATCAGTGAGAGCTCGCTGACCGATCGCCGGATCCTCGGCGAGGAGGGCTTCATCTCCGTCGTCGCCGTGGTGAATCTGCAGACCAAGCGGGTGATCAGCGGACCGGACATCCACGACCGCGGCTTCCTGGAGGACCCGAGTGTGTACGAGACCGTCCGCGGTCGGCTGACCCAGGCGCTCACCGATGCCCTGGAGGACGGTGTCGACGACACTCATCGGCTGCAACAGGTGATCCGTCGCCAGATCGGCAAGTGGGTCAGCGACACCTACCGCCGCCGCCCGATGATCATCCCGGTCGTCGTCGCCGTCTGA
- a CDS encoding ArsR/SmtB family transcription factor — MRDAADRDHTPATASDPVQDADFVTPDVTQLKALAHPVRLRMLGMLRMDGPATATQLADRLGLNSGATSYHLRQLAHHGFIEEDAGHGNKRERWWHASFRSTRLDNAGRAASQNDREAVGAFWQALAVTDIDQLTAAFRERTELPDRWAEVSDSSVWVIWLTADQAEDMLRRVHRMIDAISRAAPRDRGTATAEAEQFMIQVHGFPRPGRLSRPGRGEPEPPAAADS, encoded by the coding sequence ATGCGTGATGCAGCCGACCGCGACCACACACCGGCGACCGCATCGGATCCGGTCCAGGACGCAGACTTCGTCACACCGGACGTGACCCAGCTCAAGGCGCTGGCCCATCCGGTGCGGCTGAGGATGCTCGGGATGCTGCGGATGGACGGCCCGGCAACCGCGACCCAGCTCGCCGACCGACTCGGGCTGAACAGCGGTGCCACGTCCTACCACCTCCGCCAACTGGCCCATCACGGCTTCATCGAGGAGGATGCCGGTCACGGCAACAAGCGGGAGCGCTGGTGGCATGCGAGCTTTCGGTCGACGCGGCTGGACAACGCCGGCCGGGCGGCGTCGCAGAACGACCGGGAGGCCGTCGGCGCCTTCTGGCAGGCCCTCGCCGTCACCGACATCGATCAACTGACCGCCGCATTCCGGGAACGGACCGAACTTCCCGACCGATGGGCCGAGGTGTCCGACTCCAGCGTCTGGGTGATCTGGCTGACCGCCGATCAGGCCGAGGACATGCTCCGACGGGTGCACCGGATGATCGACGCCATCTCCCGGGCAGCACCCCGCGATCGCGGCACCGCCACGGCCGAGGCCGAGCAGTTCATGATCCAGGTGCACGGCTTCCCCCGGCCCGGCCGGCTCAGTCGTCCGGGTCGGGGCGAACCCGAACCGCCGGCGGCGGCGGACTCATGA
- a CDS encoding GNAT family N-acetyltransferase, producing MTDHPEHPIADSVRLALAGEADGIAAIQRRSWGERLPAEAAEQLLAGSSLEEMAELWRQAINRPPEARFRVLVAIGDEQLVGFATTTPSLDGDADLQADGAIDEFVIDRPAQRRGHGSRLLNACADTLRADGFRRARYWVSSTDDITRGFFTGAGWAPDSAHREIGTEDGSLRLKQVRLHTDITESGDPTTN from the coding sequence GTGACCGATCATCCCGAGCATCCGATCGCCGATTCCGTACGACTTGCGCTGGCCGGCGAGGCGGACGGGATCGCCGCGATCCAACGGCGCAGCTGGGGCGAACGCCTCCCCGCCGAGGCAGCCGAACAACTGCTGGCCGGCAGCAGCCTGGAGGAGATGGCCGAACTGTGGCGGCAGGCGATCAACCGGCCGCCGGAGGCACGGTTCCGGGTGCTGGTCGCGATCGGGGACGAACAACTGGTCGGATTTGCGACCACCACGCCGTCCCTGGACGGCGACGCCGACCTGCAGGCCGACGGCGCGATCGACGAATTCGTGATCGACCGGCCGGCGCAGCGGCGGGGGCACGGCTCCCGACTGCTGAACGCCTGCGCCGACACGTTGCGCGCCGACGGGTTCCGGCGTGCACGGTATTGGGTGTCCTCGACCGACGACATCACCCGCGGGTTCTTCACCGGCGCCGGCTGGGCTCCGGACAGTGCGCACCGCGAGATCGGCACCGAGGACGGCAGCCTGCGGCTGAAGCAGGTACGGCTGCATACCGACATCACCGAGAGTGGCGACCCGACCACGAACTGA
- a CDS encoding VOC family protein, with translation MITRTFPIVVADDLEAMRDFYTGFLGFTAAFDSDWFIDLQSPGEASRCSRSECGSPAIRCCHPDSPAHPAAS, from the coding sequence ATGATCACCAGGACATTCCCGATCGTCGTCGCCGACGACCTGGAGGCGATGCGAGACTTCTACACCGGATTCCTCGGCTTCACCGCGGCCTTCGACAGCGACTGGTTCATCGATCTGCAGAGTCCGGGCGAAGCGAGCCGCTGCTCGAGATCGGAGTGTGGGTCGCCGGCCATCCGCTGCTGCCACCCGGACTCACCGGCCCACCCCGCGGCGTCCTGA
- a CDS encoding VOC family protein, with the protein MWVAGHPLLPPGLTGPPRGVLIDVVVEDVDRLYDDARRHGLEIAIELRDEAYGQRRFVTQDPAGTFVEVSTPIPMSA; encoded by the coding sequence GTGTGGGTCGCCGGCCATCCGCTGCTGCCACCCGGACTCACCGGCCCACCCCGCGGCGTCCTGATCGACGTCGTCGTCGAGGACGTCGATCGGCTCTACGACGACGCCCGCCGGCACGGGCTCGAGATCGCCATCGAGCTCCGGGATGAAGCGTACGGTCAACGCCGGTTCGTCACCCAGGACCCGGCCGGGACCTTCGTCGAGGTGAGCACGCCGATTCCGATGTCCGCCTGA
- a CDS encoding MFS transporter, producing MSAEQVEPGTERVMAGTEPIDAGNERVDGGTERVASDGVEPIGPEPPPVRRDPVAWTWIVGATISLFGDSVFSVALAWTAVREFAPALAGLIVAVGMLPQAALMLFGGVIADRLDTRRVMIIGELVRAFVLIAAVLAWQAGLHSAGLMIMVQVLFGIAVGLSAPARSTLVRQLVRPDDLVAVSGWLQIGGRLATLAGAPAGAVVVAAAGFGVAMIVDAVTFLVIAALLIIVIRVRYRLPRAGGGSVLANLKDGFVYLARHPRQRTLTLGISSLNVFITPVVAVGVALRVSTSGWSATWVGLAEASLAVGAIIGSAVAIRWQGTHLAARGFWVLVLQGVGLAAVGVGRLPVLLGGMIIIGLTAGLASVWISGVFQREIAPSHLGRVSSLNRLGDLVITPLMTPLFGLVAGAGGVLTATIACGVAMSGLCLLVGTRREIRTLA from the coding sequence ATGAGCGCCGAGCAGGTCGAGCCCGGAACCGAACGGGTCATGGCCGGGACCGAACCGATCGATGCCGGTAACGAACGCGTCGATGGGGGGACCGAACGGGTGGCATCGGACGGTGTCGAGCCGATCGGTCCCGAGCCGCCGCCGGTGCGGCGCGATCCGGTCGCCTGGACCTGGATCGTCGGCGCGACGATCTCGCTGTTCGGCGACTCGGTGTTCAGTGTTGCGCTGGCCTGGACCGCGGTCCGCGAGTTCGCCCCAGCGCTGGCGGGCCTGATCGTTGCGGTCGGGATGCTGCCGCAGGCAGCGCTGATGTTGTTCGGCGGGGTGATCGCCGACCGGCTGGACACCCGACGGGTGATGATCATCGGCGAACTGGTCCGGGCGTTCGTGCTGATCGCTGCGGTCCTTGCCTGGCAGGCGGGTCTGCACAGCGCCGGTCTGATGATCATGGTCCAGGTGCTGTTCGGGATCGCTGTCGGTCTGAGTGCTCCGGCACGATCGACGCTGGTCCGGCAGCTGGTCCGACCCGACGATCTGGTCGCTGTCAGCGGCTGGCTGCAGATCGGCGGCCGGCTGGCCACCCTCGCCGGCGCGCCGGCCGGTGCCGTGGTGGTGGCCGCCGCCGGCTTCGGCGTGGCGATGATCGTCGACGCGGTGACGTTCCTGGTGATCGCCGCGCTGTTGATCATCGTGATCCGGGTCCGGTATCGACTCCCGCGGGCCGGTGGCGGGTCGGTGCTGGCCAACCTGAAGGACGGATTCGTCTATCTGGCAAGGCATCCGCGGCAGCGGACCCTGACCCTGGGTATCAGCTCGCTGAACGTGTTCATCACACCGGTGGTGGCCGTCGGGGTGGCGCTGCGAGTCTCCACGTCGGGATGGAGCGCGACCTGGGTCGGCCTTGCCGAAGCGAGCCTCGCCGTCGGGGCGATCATCGGAAGTGCGGTCGCCATCCGCTGGCAGGGAACGCATCTGGCTGCCCGGGGGTTCTGGGTGTTGGTGCTGCAGGGCGTCGGTCTGGCGGCCGTCGGGGTCGGACGACTCCCGGTGTTGCTCGGCGGCATGATCATCATCGGGCTGACCGCCGGTCTGGCGTCGGTGTGGATCTCCGGAGTCTTCCAGCGGGAGATCGCACCGAGTCACCTCGGACGGGTCTCCTCGCTCAACCGGCTCGGGGACCTGGTGATCACGCCACTGATGACACCACTCTTCGGCCTGGTCGCCGGTGCCGGTGGCGTCCTGACCGCCACCATCGCCTGTGGCGTGGCGATGTCCGGGCTGTGCCTGCTGGTCGGCACCCGCCGGGAGATCCGTACCCTGGCCTGA
- a CDS encoding SDR family NAD(P)-dependent oxidoreductase, with product MDLHLTNKLAVVTGASKGIGLAVVRTLLDEGAVVAAVSRRPSPELTELTGTRLFHVAADLSTVDGPARAIEEAVQHLGGLDIVINNAGGPPPGATLPRFSFEQLTDADWRSMIDFNLFGVVRAVRAALPHLLSRGGGAIVNVSSTHAHVPSAVNVDYGAAKAGVNNLTQALSEEYGPRGIRVNTVSPGPVRTPWWTEPGGAAEVLAAATGTDRETVLNTSAAEMMQLTTGRLIDPQEIADQIVLLASPRSGSTTGSDVIVDAGLVKTV from the coding sequence ATGGATCTTCACCTGACGAACAAGTTGGCCGTCGTCACCGGGGCATCGAAGGGCATCGGGCTCGCCGTGGTGCGCACCCTGCTGGACGAGGGCGCCGTCGTCGCAGCCGTCTCCCGCCGTCCGTCACCGGAGCTGACCGAGTTGACCGGCACACGGCTGTTCCATGTCGCAGCCGATCTCTCGACGGTCGACGGACCGGCGCGAGCGATCGAGGAAGCCGTGCAACACCTCGGCGGCCTGGACATCGTGATCAACAACGCCGGCGGGCCACCGCCGGGAGCGACCCTGCCACGGTTCTCCTTCGAGCAGCTGACCGATGCCGACTGGCGTTCCATGATCGACTTCAACCTGTTCGGGGTGGTCCGTGCCGTCCGTGCGGCGCTGCCACACCTGCTGTCCCGCGGCGGCGGGGCGATCGTCAACGTGTCCTCCACCCATGCCCACGTTCCGAGTGCGGTCAACGTCGACTACGGCGCCGCAAAGGCAGGTGTCAACAACCTGACCCAAGCGTTGTCGGAGGAGTACGGACCCCGCGGTATCCGTGTCAACACCGTCAGCCCCGGCCCGGTGCGTACGCCCTGGTGGACCGAACCGGGCGGTGCCGCCGAGGTGCTCGCGGCCGCGACCGGAACCGATCGCGAGACGGTGCTGAACACGTCGGCGGCGGAGATGATGCAGCTCACCACCGGACGGCTGATCGATCCGCAGGAGATCGCCGATCAGATCGTGTTGCTGGCGTCGCCGCGGTCGGGCAGCACCACCGGATCGGACGTGATCGTGGACGCCGGACTGGTCAAGACGGTCTGA
- the dapB gene encoding 4-hydroxy-tetrahydrodipicolinate reductase has product MATTVAVFGAQGRMGAETCRAVRASDGLDLIAEIGSGDDRAAAEGAQVVVDFTRPDVVMDNLDWCIERGIHAVVGTTGFTADRLDALRAKLDGSATGVLIAANFSIGAVLTMHFAEQAAAFYESAEIVELHHPNKADAPSGTATATASRIAAGRTAAGLAEVPDATSTGLDGARGAVVDGIHVHGVRLRGLVAHQEVLFGAEGETLTIRHDSLDRSSFMPGVIAAIRGIGDRPGLTIGIEEILGIGR; this is encoded by the coding sequence ATGGCGACCACGGTGGCGGTGTTCGGGGCGCAGGGTCGGATGGGGGCAGAGACCTGTCGGGCGGTCCGGGCGTCCGACGGGCTGGACCTGATTGCCGAGATCGGTTCCGGCGACGACCGCGCCGCGGCCGAGGGTGCACAGGTGGTCGTCGACTTCACCCGACCCGACGTCGTGATGGACAACCTCGACTGGTGCATCGAGCGGGGGATCCATGCGGTGGTCGGCACCACGGGCTTCACCGCCGACCGGCTCGATGCGTTGCGAGCCAAGCTGGACGGGAGTGCGACCGGTGTGCTGATCGCCGCCAACTTCTCGATCGGCGCCGTGCTGACGATGCACTTCGCCGAGCAGGCGGCGGCGTTCTACGAGAGTGCCGAGATCGTCGAATTGCATCATCCGAACAAGGCCGACGCGCCCTCCGGTACGGCGACCGCGACCGCAAGCCGGATCGCTGCCGGCCGGACCGCTGCCGGACTGGCCGAGGTGCCGGATGCGACCAGCACCGGACTGGACGGCGCGCGGGGCGCCGTCGTCGACGGCATCCACGTGCACGGGGTCCGGTTGCGCGGTCTGGTCGCCCATCAGGAGGTGCTGTTCGGCGCCGAGGGGGAGACCTTGACGATCCGGCACGACTCGCTGGACCGGTCCTCGTTCATGCCCGGCGTGATCGCCGCCATCCGGGGGATCGGCGACCGTCCGGGGCTGACCATCGGCATCGAGGAAATCCTCGGGATCGGACGATGA
- a CDS encoding ArsR/SmtB family transcription factor, which translates to MTRKTAGERHQDSAPATDSWPPEAGAVIDALIAVHHPARRRLYEILTVGGPANVGQLARQTGLAVGSVSHHLKRLHRAGFVTPAPELARDTRESVWRGVRRRFSWSADDFLPGSVARDVADVAERNNFEHHTRTTLSWMRDRSTYPEPWNELGLSADNLVRATPEQFAELQAELDRVLHAWDQRCRDDARSRPDVERMPVRTIVRAFPSDPGAA; encoded by the coding sequence ATGACACGGAAGACCGCCGGCGAACGGCATCAGGACTCCGCACCGGCGACCGACAGCTGGCCGCCGGAGGCGGGTGCGGTGATCGACGCGTTGATCGCTGTGCACCATCCGGCACGCCGGCGGCTGTACGAGATCCTCACCGTCGGCGGCCCGGCCAACGTCGGCCAGCTCGCCCGGCAGACCGGGCTCGCGGTCGGCTCGGTCAGCCATCACCTGAAGCGGCTGCACCGGGCCGGCTTCGTCACCCCCGCTCCGGAGCTGGCCCGGGACACCCGGGAGTCGGTCTGGCGCGGTGTGCGTCGCCGGTTCAGCTGGTCGGCCGACGACTTCCTGCCCGGCAGTGTCGCCCGCGATGTCGCCGACGTCGCCGAGCGCAACAACTTCGAACATCACACCCGGACCACCCTGTCCTGGATGCGGGACCGGTCGACCTACCCCGAGCCGTGGAACGAACTCGGGCTGTCGGCGGACAATCTGGTCCGGGCGACGCCCGAGCAGTTCGCCGAACTGCAGGCCGAGTTGGACCGGGTGCTGCACGCCTGGGATCAGCGCTGCCGTGACGACGCCCGCTCCCGCCCCGACGTGGAGCGGATGCCGGTGCGGACCATCGTCCGCGCCTTCCCCAGCGATCCCGGTGCGGCATGA
- the rpmB gene encoding 50S ribosomal protein L28 produces MAAVCDICAKRPSFGHNNPWSKKKTIRRWNPNIQRVRAVVNGTPKRMNVCTSCLKAGKVSR; encoded by the coding sequence GTGGCTGCCGTGTGTGATATCTGCGCCAAGCGACCGAGCTTCGGCCACAACAACCCGTGGTCGAAGAAGAAGACCATCCGGCGTTGGAACCCGAACATCCAGCGGGTCCGGGCTGTCGTCAACGGCACCCCGAAGCGGATGAACGTCTGCACCTCCTGCCTGAAGGCCGGCAAGGTCTCCCGCTGA